The following coding sequences lie in one Myxococcus xanthus genomic window:
- a CDS encoding sigma 54-interacting transcriptional regulator → MSRPSVPPPHVAARTSDVSTASESVPYGQRPSARPIPALTLSSHTTVTRLGERLLLHGLLAGREVPLSRNAPDFCRPGEPLGLPLGDPFMSRKSILFVPAGAGIRVVLGEVGRCTSAGEPLHGAREFGPTALEQGVPLEFSRRTGVLLHLAPAPESNAPSALGMVGESAAIHALRRHIERVADLDVPVLIRGETGTGKELVAQALHERSQRRGPFVSVNLGALPKELAAAELFGSVQGAFTGAQRDRKGLFQAAEGGTLFLDEVGEASSDVQVMLLRVLETGELYPVGASKPVATNIRLIAATDADLEAQIAEGRFRSPLLHRLAGYELRLAPLRERREDIAPLFLHFARQELDALGEAHHLTARDPHALPWMPSDLAAQLLLHPWPGNIRQLRNVARQLVIGSRGQSCLELDARLAQELRLDLAPPARPSASAVPPKREVAARRKSTDVGEQELLVALRAHDWDVKKAAHHLEIARSSIYDLIERSPSIRLAGDLSVEELTHAFHACQGNLDEMARRLEVSKRALNRRVKELGLYSKES, encoded by the coding sequence ATGTCACGTCCCAGCGTCCCCCCTCCCCATGTGGCCGCGAGGACCTCGGACGTGTCCACGGCCTCCGAGTCGGTTCCGTACGGGCAGCGCCCGTCCGCGCGCCCGATTCCAGCGTTGACGCTCAGCTCGCACACCACCGTCACCCGCCTCGGGGAGAGGCTGCTGCTGCATGGACTCCTCGCCGGCCGGGAGGTCCCGCTCTCCCGCAATGCCCCGGACTTCTGCCGCCCGGGCGAGCCGCTGGGCCTGCCCCTGGGCGACCCCTTCATGAGTCGCAAGTCGATCCTGTTCGTCCCCGCGGGAGCAGGCATCCGCGTCGTCCTGGGCGAAGTGGGACGATGCACGTCAGCGGGTGAGCCACTCCACGGGGCCCGCGAATTCGGTCCGACAGCGCTTGAACAAGGAGTCCCGCTGGAGTTCTCCAGGCGGACGGGGGTGCTGCTGCACCTGGCCCCTGCCCCCGAATCAAACGCACCATCCGCCCTGGGAATGGTGGGCGAAAGCGCCGCCATCCATGCCCTGCGCCGACACATCGAACGCGTCGCCGATCTGGACGTGCCCGTCCTCATCCGGGGCGAAACCGGAACTGGCAAGGAACTGGTCGCCCAGGCCCTCCACGAGCGGAGCCAGCGCCGAGGTCCCTTCGTCAGTGTCAACCTGGGCGCCCTCCCGAAGGAACTGGCCGCGGCGGAACTCTTCGGCAGCGTCCAGGGAGCCTTCACCGGTGCCCAACGCGACCGTAAGGGCCTCTTCCAAGCCGCGGAGGGCGGCACGCTCTTCCTCGACGAGGTGGGAGAGGCCTCATCCGACGTACAGGTCATGCTCCTCCGAGTGTTGGAGACGGGGGAGCTGTACCCGGTGGGGGCCAGCAAGCCCGTGGCGACGAACATCCGCCTCATCGCGGCCACGGATGCGGACCTGGAAGCGCAGATCGCCGAGGGGCGCTTCCGGTCTCCCCTCCTTCACCGGCTGGCCGGCTATGAGCTCCGGCTTGCCCCTCTCCGCGAGCGCCGGGAGGACATCGCTCCACTGTTCCTCCACTTCGCCCGCCAGGAGTTGGACGCGCTCGGAGAGGCCCACCACCTCACCGCGAGAGACCCTCATGCACTACCTTGGATGCCATCAGACTTGGCGGCGCAGCTCCTGCTGCATCCCTGGCCGGGCAACATCCGTCAGCTCCGGAACGTCGCCCGACAGCTCGTCATCGGCAGCAGGGGGCAGTCCTGCCTGGAGCTTGATGCACGCCTCGCCCAGGAGTTGAGGCTCGACCTGGCGCCGCCGGCCCGGCCCTCCGCCTCCGCCGTCCCCCCGAAGCGTGAGGTTGCGGCCCGTCGCAAGTCCACGGACGTGGGCGAACAGGAACTCCTCGTGGCCTTGCGTGCGCACGACTGGGACGTCAAGAAGGCCGCCCACCACCTGGAGATCGCCCGCTCCTCCATCTATGATCTCATCGAGCGCAGCCCCAGCATCCGTCTGGCTGGAGACCTGAGCGTGGAGGAGCTCACCCACGCCTTCCACGCGTGCCAGGGCAACCTGGATGAGATGGCGCGGCGCCTGGAGGTGTCCAAACGGGCCCTGAACCGGCGTGTCAAGGAATTGGGGCTGTATTCGAAGGAGTCCTGA
- a CDS encoding endonuclease III domain-containing protein: MPSRQAPTKPGRVVEPPPRPDKKPFDIDEVLGRIREAVRHFADAAMFALAARGHDTLFEQLVACILSIRTRDEVSLPVSLALLQRASTPEALARMSPEDIDALIQPVTFHEAKAWQLHAIATRTRDEFGGALPCDAQVLQSFKGVGPKCAHLALGIACGHEAISVDIHVHRVTNRWGYVQARTPEATMEALEAVLPRAWWVELNRLLVPFGKHVCTGTRPKCSTCPVLSFCRQVGVRDAR; encoded by the coding sequence ATGCCTAGCCGGCAGGCGCCCACGAAGCCCGGCCGCGTCGTGGAACCACCGCCCCGGCCGGACAAGAAGCCATTCGACATCGACGAGGTGCTCGGCCGCATCCGAGAGGCGGTGCGCCACTTCGCGGACGCGGCGATGTTCGCGCTCGCGGCCCGAGGACATGACACGCTCTTCGAGCAGCTCGTCGCCTGCATCCTCTCCATCCGCACACGCGACGAGGTGAGTCTGCCCGTCTCGCTCGCCCTGCTCCAGCGCGCCTCCACGCCGGAGGCCCTGGCGCGCATGTCGCCGGAAGACATCGACGCCCTCATCCAGCCCGTCACCTTCCATGAAGCGAAGGCGTGGCAGCTTCACGCCATCGCCACGCGGACGCGGGATGAATTCGGAGGCGCGCTGCCGTGTGATGCCCAGGTGCTCCAGTCCTTCAAGGGCGTGGGACCCAAGTGCGCGCACCTGGCGCTGGGCATCGCCTGCGGGCACGAAGCCATCAGCGTGGACATCCACGTCCATCGGGTGACGAACCGCTGGGGCTATGTGCAGGCGCGCACGCCGGAGGCCACCATGGAGGCGCTGGAGGCCGTGCTCCCGCGCGCCTGGTGGGTGGAGCTCAACCGGCTGCTGGTGCCCTTCGGCAAGCACGTCTGCACGGGCACGCGGCCGAAGTGCTCCACGTGCCCGGTGCTGAGCTTCTGCCGGCAGGTCGGCGTAAGGGACGCGCGCTGA
- a CDS encoding GNAT family N-acetyltransferase: MSTEELTLRRIESRDDAAVAGIIRTVMPEFGADGPGFAIHDPEVSAMSAAYARPRHVYFVVERAGRVIGGGGIAPLEGGDAGVCELRKMYFLPEARGLGQGERLLRRCLEFAREAGFQRCYLETLAGMQQAQKLYRRMGFEPLCAPMGSTGHFGCDHWYARDLSKPLD; encoded by the coding sequence ATGAGCACGGAAGAGCTGACGCTGCGACGCATCGAATCGAGGGATGACGCCGCGGTGGCCGGCATCATCCGGACGGTGATGCCGGAGTTCGGCGCGGACGGCCCTGGCTTCGCCATCCACGACCCCGAGGTGTCAGCGATGAGCGCCGCCTACGCCCGGCCCCGGCACGTCTACTTCGTCGTGGAGCGGGCGGGGCGTGTCATCGGTGGCGGTGGAATCGCCCCACTTGAAGGAGGAGACGCGGGCGTCTGCGAGCTGCGGAAGATGTACTTCCTCCCCGAAGCCCGAGGCCTCGGCCAGGGCGAGCGCCTGCTCCGACGCTGCCTGGAGTTCGCACGTGAAGCGGGCTTCCAGCGCTGCTACCTGGAGACGCTGGCCGGAATGCAGCAGGCCCAGAAGCTCTACCGCCGCATGGGCTTCGAGCCACTGTGCGCGCCCATGGGCAGCACGGGCCACTTCGGCTGCGACCACTGGTACGCCCGGGACTTGTCAAAGCCGCTCGACTGA
- a CDS encoding NlpC/P60 family protein: MRPLMSLRLPLLAVFPLSVLVGCATVKPRPSEPVATTEAVTVAAPGGLAEPVPVPVTAVELGTTEVAPTVVATQWVSAGVLEATLRAAEQVTGPASTTGRFWDVVLAPTQMSRSIVQRSLQLVGMRSLRRVSRGVPDDCSGFVRLAYRSAGIDLVAHGFRAGENAVSAIFRRAVDVGSVHHQPPRPGDLVFFRETYDRNRDGRRNDGMTHIGVVEAVDAHGTVTFIHRGGKGVARSRLNLSFPSRHQLEQGGPVVNDYIRPAAKGSRAYLAGELFAAFASPEGL, translated from the coding sequence ATGCGGCCCCTCATGTCGCTCCGCCTTCCACTCCTTGCCGTCTTCCCCCTCAGCGTGCTCGTGGGGTGTGCCACTGTGAAGCCGCGCCCCTCGGAGCCCGTCGCCACGACGGAGGCGGTGACGGTGGCCGCGCCAGGAGGCCTCGCGGAGCCGGTGCCAGTGCCAGTCACTGCGGTGGAACTGGGGACCACCGAAGTCGCGCCCACGGTGGTGGCGACGCAGTGGGTGAGCGCGGGCGTGCTGGAGGCCACGCTGCGGGCGGCCGAGCAGGTGACGGGGCCCGCCAGCACCACCGGCCGATTTTGGGACGTGGTGCTCGCGCCTACGCAGATGTCGCGCTCCATCGTCCAGCGCTCCCTCCAGCTCGTGGGCATGCGCAGCCTGCGCCGAGTCAGCCGCGGCGTTCCGGATGACTGCTCCGGCTTCGTGCGCCTGGCGTACCGCTCCGCCGGCATCGACCTGGTGGCGCACGGCTTCCGCGCGGGAGAGAACGCCGTCTCCGCCATCTTCCGCCGTGCGGTGGATGTCGGCTCCGTCCACCACCAGCCGCCGCGTCCCGGAGACCTCGTCTTCTTCCGTGAGACGTATGACCGCAACCGCGATGGCCGCCGCAATGACGGCATGACACACATTGGCGTGGTGGAGGCCGTGGATGCGCATGGCACCGTCACCTTCATCCACCGGGGCGGCAAGGGCGTCGCGCGAAGCCGGTTGAACCTGTCCTTCCCGTCGAGGCACCAGTTGGAGCAGGGCGGGCCCGTGGTCAATGACTACATCCGCCCCGCCGCGAAGGGCTCGCGGGCCTATCTCGCCGGTGAGCTGTTCGCGGCGTTCGCGTCGCCTGAAGGG